A genomic window from Scatophagus argus isolate fScaArg1 chromosome 17, fScaArg1.pri, whole genome shotgun sequence includes:
- the atp9b gene encoding probable phospholipid-transporting ATPase IIB isoform X4 has product MKTEGYHIIMLEVINLLEGKVQVKSSDIQVGDLIIVEKNQRIPADMIFLRTSEKNGACFIRTDQLDGETDWKLKVAVGCTQRLPAVGDLFSISAYVYAQKPQLDIHSFEGNFTREDTDPQIHESLSIENTLWASTVVASGTVIGVVIYTGKETRSVLNTSYAKNKVGLLDLELNRLTKALFLAQVVLSVVMVALQGFVSPWIRNLLRFVVLFSYIIPISLRVNLDMGKSAYGWMIMKDENIPGTVVRTSTIPEELGRLVYLLTDKTGTLTQNEMVFKRLHLGTVSYGTDTMDEIQSHIIQSYAQVTSQPSSGSTSGSTPSQKTQTSGPKVRKSVNSRIHEAVKAIALCHNVTPVYESHAGVNGETESAEADQDFSDDNRTYQASSPDEVELVRWTESVGLTLVNRDLNSLQLKTPSGQILSFHILQIFPFTSESKRMGIIVREESTGEITFYMKGADVAMASIVQYNDWLEEECGNMAREGLRTLVVAKKSLSEEQYQDFESRYNQAKLSIHDRALKVAAVLESLEREMELLCLTGVEDQLQADVRPTLELLRNAGIKIWMLTGDKLETATCIAKSSHLVSRNQDIHVFKPVSNRGEAHLELNAFRRKHDCALVISGDSLEVCLRYYEHEFVELACQCPAVVCCRCSPTQKAQIVTLLQQHTANRTCAIGDGGNDVSMIQAADCGIGIEGKEGKQASLAADFSITQFKHIGRLLMVHGRNSYKRSAALGQFVMHRGMIISTMQAVFSSIFYFASVPLYQGFLMVGYATIYTMFPVFSLVLDQDVKPEMALLYPELYKDLTKGRSLSFKTFLIWVLISVYQGGILMYGALVLFESEFVHVVAISFTALILTELLMVALTIRTWHWLMVVAEFFSLGCYLASLAFLNEYFDLSFITTWPFLWKVSAITLVSCLPLYIIKYLKRKFSPPSYSKLSS; this is encoded by the exons GTGCTTGTTTTATCAGAACGGATCAGCTGGACGGAGAAACAGACTGGAAACTGAAGGTTGCTGTTGGCTGCACACAAAGGCTACCAGCAGTGGGG GACCTCTTCTCCATCAGTGCCTACGTCTACGCCCAGAAGCCTCAGTTGGACATCCACAGTTTCGAGGGGAACTTCACAAGG GAAGACACAGACCCACAGATCCACGAGAGTCTGAGTATTGAAAACACTCTTTGGGCCAGCACAGTCGTTGCATCTG GCACGGTGATAGGCGTGGTGATCTACACGGGCAAAGAGACCAGAAGTGTACTGAACACGTCCTACGCCAAGAACAAG GTCGGCCTATTAGACCTGGAATTGAACCGCCTCACCAAGGCCCTCTTCCTGGCCCAGGTGGTTCTTTCTGTTGTCATGGTAGCGCTGCAGGGATTCGTGAGCCCTTGGATCCGCAACCTCCTCCGATTCGTCGTGCTTTTCTCTTACATTATCCCCATAAG TTTGCGTGTAAACTTGGACATGGGGAAGTCGGCGTACGGCTGGATGAtcatgaaagatgaaaacatcCCCGGCACTGTTGTCAGAACCAGTACCATCCCAGAAGAACTTGGCCGGCTAGTCTATCTGTTGACAGACAAGACCG GCACTCTGACACAGAACGAAATGGTCTTCAAGAGGCTGCACCTGGGAACAGTATCCTATGGCACTGACACTATGGATGAGATCCAGAGCCACATAATTCAGTCATATGCACAG GTGACCTCCCAGCCCTCCAGCGGCAGCACCAGCGGCTCCACCCCATCGCAGAAGACCCAGACGTCGGGCCCCAAAGTCCGCAAGAGTGTCAACAGTCGCATCCACGAGGCCGTGAAGGCCATCGCCCTGTGCCACAACGTCACGCCCGTCTACGAGTCGCACGCCGGCGTGAATGGAGAGACGGAGTCTGCTGAGGCAGACCAGGACTTCAGTGATGACAACCGCACGTATCAGGCCTCCAGCCCTGACGAG GTGGAGCTGGTTCGGTGGACCGAGAGCGTCGGCCTCACCCTGGTGAACAGAGACCTGAACTCCCTGCAGCTGAAGACGCCTTCTGGACAGATTCTCTCCTTCCACATCCTGCAGATCTTCCCCTTCACCTCCGAGAGCAAACGGATGGGCATCATCGTCAGG GAGGAGTCAACGGGAGAGATCACTTTCTACATGAAGGGCGCTGACGTTGCCATGGCGAGCATCGTCCAGTATAACGACTGGTTGGAGGAAGAG TGTGGGAACATGGCCAGAGAAGGCCTGAGGACGCTGGTGGTGGCCAAGAAGTCTCTTTCTGAGGAGCAGTATCAGGACTTTGAG AGCCGCTACAACCAGGCCAAGCTGAGCATCCATGACCGAGCCCTGAAGGTTGCAGCGGTgttggagagcctggagagggagatggagcTTCTGTGTCTGACCGGTGTGGAGGACCAACTGCAGGCAGACGTCAGGCCCACACTGGAGCTGCTCAGGAACGCTGGCATCAAG ATCTGGATGCTGACAGGTGACAAGCTTGAGACGGCTACGTGCATCGCCAAAAGCTCCCATTTGGTCTCCAGAAACCAGGACATCCACGTCTTCAAACCG GTCTCAAACAGGGGAGAGGCTCATCTGGAGCTCAACGCCTTCAGAAGGAAACATGACTGCGCTCTGGTCATCTCTGGAGACTCCTTAGAG GTGTGTTTGCGGTATTACGAGCATGAGTTTGTGGAGCTGGCGTGTCAGTGTCCGGCGGTGGTCTGCTGTCGCTGTTCCCCGACTCAGAAGGCCCAGATCGTCACACTcctccagcagcacacagccaACAGAACCTGTGCCATAG GTGATGGAGGAAATGATGTCAGCATGATCCAGGCTGCAGACTGTGGTATTGGAATCGAAGGGAAG gagGGGAAGCAGGCGTCTCTTGCTGCAGACTTCTCCATCACTCAGTTTAAGCACATTGGCCGCCTGCTGATGGTGCACGGCAGGAACAGCTACAAGCGCTCAGCGGCGTTGGGTCAGTTCGTCATGCACAGAGGCATGATCATCTCCACCATGCAG gCTGTCTTCTCCTCCATATTTTACTTTGCCTCCGTGCCCTTGTACCAGGGTTTCCTCATGGTCGG ATATGCCACCATCTACAccatgtttcctgtgttctccTTGGTTCTGGACCAAGACGTGAAACCAGAGATGGCTCTTCTCTACCCAGAGCTTTATAAAGACCTCACAAAG ggCCGTTCATTGTCTTTCAAGACTTTTCTCATTTGGGTTTTGATCAGTGTGTATCAAG GTGGCATCCTCATGTATGGCGCGCTGGTGCTGTTTGAGTCGGAGTTTGTGCACGTGGTCGCCATCTCCTTCACGGCGCTCATCCTGACCGAGCTGCTGATGGTGGCGCTGACCATCCGGACGTGGCACTGGCTCATGGTGGTGGCCGAATTCTTCAGCCTGGGCTGCTACCTGGCCTCCCTCGCCTTCCTCAACGAGTACTTTG ACTTGTCGTTCATCACGACTTGGCCTTTCCTGTGGAAGGTGTCCGCCATCACGCTGGTCAGCTGTCTTCCACTTTACATAATCAAGTACCTGAAGCGCAAGTTTTCACCTCCGAGCTACTCCAAACTGTCCTCGTGA